DNA sequence from the Ogataea parapolymorpha DL-1 chromosome II, whole genome shotgun sequence genome:
ATTTCATCTGCAATTGGCTCGGAAACCAAGCCTGGTCCAATGAGCTCCCTTGGTCTGGACACGATGAATTCGAGTCCGCCGAGCTGTACAACCTCACCTTGAAGGATGGCACTAAGGTCGGCGAGGTCAAGAATGCTGGCAAGTTCACCTTTGCTAGAATGTTTGATGGAGGACACATGGTTCCATACGACCAGCCTGAGAGCTCTTTGGCTATGGTCAATAGATGGATAGCTGGTGACTACTCCTTGGGAACCAAGAAATAAAAAGCTCATGAAAACATTATGTCATTGTTGTTCAACTTATGTATGATTGTTTGTTAAGATACACTATCTAAATTCCTCGTTCAATACCCAGCCTTTCCGTTCCTTGTCCCATTTACATATTGATTTGAGCATCGATCGCACAACCTTGACTGTTTTTTCGTTTGAGACGTCAATCTTCAGCTCGTCAAGAACTGCAGCAGAGGTGCTGAAATAATCATTTAGGCCAGCCATGTAGTTGCTCAATCTGGCAATAAGATCGGTATCTTCAATCTTTGGTTTCGGCGACGACTCTTTGCGTTTTTTGATATTATCCAAAATCGAGCTAGAAGACACCATAGGCGATTGTGACCTCCCAGTTGGCGTGGAAGCGCCGCTTAGGCCAGGCTTGCGCGGACGCCCGACGTTTCTGCCGGCCTCGCCAAACTTTCCTGTCCAGGTTGGAACGTTGATTCGAGTCTGACGCGCCAGTTTTCTCGATTCCCGTAAAGCCTTGACGGCTTCATTGGCAATTCTCGATGCCTCGTTATCAATTAAACTGTACGATGACGAAGGATTCAAAACACTCTCGTGCTCTAAAGCAGACTGCAAAGCATTGTTTCCTATCAGACCCGCCATAATATCTTTGTCCTCCGTGTGTccttcttcgtcttcgcCATCTTCGTACTTCTGCAACCCAGAAACACCTTTTAGTTTCGACACTTGTAAaaagtcgtcgtcgttctttttcgtGCTGCGCGAGTTGTTGAACTTCGTTTCGCCCTCGGCGAGCGTAAATAGCTCATGCAAATCgttcattttgaaaaaccgTTTCTGCTTTGGGTCCTTCAAAATCTTGTTGGTCAGtagctgcttgaaaatttgGCGGTGATAAATCTTCTCCTCTATAGAGCCCGCCATCATCAAGCGATATATTACCACATCCTTCTTCTGTCCCAATCTCCAAGCACGCTCCCTGGCCTGGACGTCCGTAGACGGGTTCCAGTCGGGATCGTATATGATAACCCTGCTGGCCCCTGTCAAATTGACACCAAGACCGCCGACTCTGGTGGTGAGTAAGAACACATTGTACATGGGATTCGTGTTGAACTGGTCAACCATCGACTGTCTCTGTGAGATCGGCGTCGTTCCGTCCATTCGCATGAAGGAAAATTTAGATTCCGTCTCATAATTGAGAGCTTCCATGAAATCCTGCAAAATGTCAAGCATTTGCCGCGTCTGGGTGAAAATAAGTGTTTTACGGCCTTCCGAAAACCACACATCAAGCAAAGCATGGACAACCTGTAATTTTCCTGCGCGAGCCTCCAACTGCTCGGCCGTTCGTTGATGTTTTTTGCGCAGTTTCAGGTCCACTAAATCCGGATGGTTGCAAATTTTCCGTAACACGTCTATTCCAAAGAGGGCATTCCTCTTGCCTCtcaagatcttgttgatgtccTCTGAGTTCAGAAAGTCCTCATAGAGTTTGCGCTGCACGTCTGTCAGCTTGCAAAATAGAACCATCTCCGATTTTTTGGGCAAATCCTTTGCAACATCTGCCTTGACCCGTCTTAGTAGATAAGGAGAAATCAGGTCGCGCAAAATAACAGCACACTTATAGCCTGtttgaacttgaacatTTGTCGCATTGGCGTAGCCACCGATATTGATTGGAACACAGAattgtttctggaaaacaggcAGTGTGCCCAGCCGCCCAGGGAATACAAAGTCAAATAAACTCCATAGCTCGACCAAATTGTTTTGTATAGGTGTGCCCGATAAAATGATCCGGTTGGGTgtcttgagctgcttgcaGGCCAGAGTGACGTGGCTGTCTGGATTCCGGATCTTGTGTCCCTCGTCCAAGACAACGTAATTCCATCTCACAGGCAATAAGTACCTGGAGTATATCCGCACCCCGACATACGTGGTGATGATCACATGACCGTTATTAATGACGGAGTCAACCAACTCCTTGGCACGTCCGTCCGAAGGCAGACTGCTGAGATCGGcatcctcttcgtcgtcgtcagagTCCTCGACACGTTTTCCGGTCATTCCCGTACCAATAGAGTGTAGAATGACGACCCTCAGCGCTGGCCACCATCTGTGGAACTCTTTACACCATTGACTCAGAACAGTGGCTGGACACACAACGAGAACCGGCTTCGTGAGCTTACCACTGTAGTGAAGACCAGCAAGAAAAGAAATGACCTGCACGGTTTTACCCAAACCCATTTCGTCACCTATTATTCCTCCTGTTTTGTGCGAATACAGCTCCCAGAGCCATTGGACTCCCGTTCTCTGGTAATCAAAAAGAGACGGATATATGTCACCAGGAACtctgaactcgtcgttgaGGATGGCATCGGCATTGTTGGGGTGTGGTTTTTGCCACTCTGGTACCTGTGGATCGTCTGTATAGTCTGGCCGTAATTCTGCTCTTAGCGACGCTCGACGCTCAGTCCAACGTCTCAGTCTGTCTCTATACATGCGCTCATCACCATCGTCCAGATTTTCATccatttttctctttcGCACCAATGCatcttcgtcgtcctcgtcctcatcaGCCAGTTCAATCCCTGGAATAATCAGATCCTGGTGATTTTTCACGCCTGtgtcttcctcttcaataAACCCATTGGAGGTTCCAAATGCTGTCACTTTTCCTGTCCTCACCAAGTATTCCTGCTGGGTCTCTCCTGGAAGCATTTCGGATCCGCTTTCAGCTTGCAATTTATTTGTCGAATTTTGATTATCACGTAGCCTAGCTTCGATTTCCTGTATATCGACCTGCAATGGCTGCAACTCCTCCCGCTTTAGACGATCAATGTCTGCTCTTAGACGCTGCTTTTCCGATATTCGTGTTCCGGAGTTGCTAATTTTGAGCTCCATGCCTCGCAAGCGCCCCTGCAGCTTGCTTTGCTTCTCTTTTGCCTTCTCCAGTCGTTTCTGATCCAGCTCGATCTCCCGCTCCATTATCATTTTATTGGCATCCTCGGCAacctctttctccaggGAGTCCTGGGCCATAAGGCGCACGCCCAGTGATTCCAACTCGCGCTCTCCGGAGggtccagaagaagactCCATTTTTTgggtattttttttttttttgtattttattttctaATTTATTTCAATAATTTTCATTATTAATGACGATTCCGCAGAATTCCCTCAATAGCTCACCGGCTTTGAGCTCGCAGCTCGAGCACAACAGAGCAAAAGAAatggaggagcttgtgaTTCCGACCATTCACCTTATAatccagcagatcaaagATACAGACGAAGGCAAAAGATCGTTGGGTGCCAGATACGAGGATCCTAAGATACTGTATTCGACTTTAAATTTAGACAAGCTTTCGCTGGAAAAAGGATTACGCGAAGATGTCAAAGCCgctgagaagctgctggctACGGTCAAGTCAATCTTGGACAACTCGGTCAACACATGGCATCCGGGCTTCATGGATAAACTGTACGCCTCGACTAATCCGATCGGTGTGTTATCTGATATCGTTCTTTCTGTGCTGAATACCAACGCTCACGTTTTTACAGTGTCGCCAGCTCTGACCGTTATCGAGCGCAAAGTGGCGCAGAAATATGCTGCTCTGTTTGGCTTCACAGGGAAAAACGCTGGCGGACTAACGTTCAGTGGTGGTTCATGGTCAAACATCACGAGCTTGCACATGGCTAGAAGCCTGCTatttccagaaaccaaGGTGGAGGGCAATAGGCATAAATTTTCAATCTACACAAGCGTCCATTCGCATTACAGTGTTGAAAAGGCTGCCATTCTTTTGGGACTTGGAGCTAATAGTGTATTCAAAATACCTGTTGACAAAAGGGGCAGAATGCTGGTGTCAGAACTTGAAAAGACTATCCAAGAGACCAAGAACAAGGGCTACACTCCGCTATATGTGAACGCCACAGCCGGGACCACAGTTTTCGGCTCGTTCGACCCATTTGAGGATATAGCTCCCGTCGCGAAAAAATACGGCTTGTGGTTCCATATTGACGGTTCCTGGGGAGGGAACGCCATTTTCAGCGCTAATAAAGCTGGTCTTCTGGCTGGATCCCATCTAGCGGATTCCATCACTTCCAATCCGCACAAAATGCTGGGCGTCCCTACAACGTGCTCGTTTTTGCTTGTTCCCAACGACCGTGTGTTCACGCAGGCTAATTCCTTGTCTGCTCCATATCTTTTCCATAATGCCCAGGATGACAATGAGAACTTCGATCTTGCAAATGGAACCATGGGGTGCGGCCGCCGCGCAGATGCTTTGAAGTTTTACCTGGGCTGGCTTTATTACGGAACAAATGGATACAGAGAACGAGTCGACCACGCTTACGCAATAGCCGAGTATTTTACGGAAAGGGCCTCCCAAACTGCAGGGTTTACTGTCGTTAGCGACACGCCGCTCCAGTGTCTCCAGGTGTGCTTTTATTACAACCCAGAGAACCAGAAGCTGACCGGAGCAGAACGCACTCACGTGACCAGGCATATAGCGACGCGGTTGCACGGGAGCGGGCAGTTCCTGGTGGACTATGCGCCAAACCCAGACGATGCAGCCAATAATGAGGACAATGGGGAGTTTTTCAGAGTGGTATTCAATTCGCCAATTGTGTCCAGCGATGTGGTGGACCAGCTGATAGACAAGATAGTAGAGGTTGGCAAAACGGTGCCCAAATTGGATTAAATAGACTAGATTTCGTTATTTACAGGAGTTGGAGATTGGATTTTCTGTATCACTGTTTTTGACTCGAGTTGAGTTGGTCCAGCTTGTGCATTTCCTCCAGGGGATTGAAGTCTCCTGTTGAGAGTTTTTCGTATTGTTCGTCGTATTTCCCCGTGCTCAATGTACCATTTCCCCGGATCCGCTTTCGCATGTCGACAATACCGCGTTTGCACTCAAGAAACGTGGCGAGCTGGGCTTTGCAGAGCTCCGGCAGATCTTTGGCAAGCTCGGGGTTGGAGATGCACTCTTTGGGTTTGTTGCGCTCGATCATCACACATGGGGATCGTTGCAGGCAGATAGCCACCTGTTTAAGCTGGTCTTTGCAGCTGGATGTTAGTTTTCGGCGGTGTGGGGATGCTTACCTTGCCACCATGCTGTATtataaaattaaattaaataaaataaaataaaataaaataatggaataaaataaatcaatCCTCGCACCACTATTATGACCCTGAATTTTGTGCCTGGAGAGCCCAACCGCTCGCCGCactgctgctcttttgTCAATTGGAACGCCGTCCAGGTGTTGGCGTACTGCTCTGGAAACAACCTTGTCATTGTGACGAAGAATTTCCAGCATCTGCAGACCCTATATCTTCCTCGAGACTCTTACGTGGTGGACGTCAACCGGATTAACGGGAAGATAGCTTTGGCAATTGGCTCAAAAATCCAGATATACACCCCGACAGTGTCAAACTTCTACAATTACAACTTTCGTGGCCGCAAGGACGTGTCCGAGCTGGAGATCGAATGGGGACTCGAAACAGAGATAGAGAACGACAAGGACGATTCCACCATCACGTGTCTTTCGTGGTCCGACTCGTGCGATACCTATGATGACGAGCTCTCGAGCGCACAGCTTTTTGGCGTTCCTGAGGAGTATAACTCGCTCACGAGCTGCGAGCTGTGCGTTGGTTCTGAGCGGTCGCTGGCACTCTGGCGGATCTATTATTCGGCCAAGGACGGAACGCATACCGCCAGACACCGGCTGCTGTGGTCCAAGACGCAGCCCAATCCGGTTTACATGGTCAAGTTCTCGCCCCATTCCACGGCAATAGCTAGCGTCGGATACTACGACAAATTGGTCAAGATCTGGCACAGAGTCGCTTACGGCATCGAGTCGGCcgagttcgagctcaaTTACACGCGGCTGCCCGCGTACGTGACACTCTTGCGTTGGAAGTCCGGCAATATGCGGCGCAGCAACCTCTCCTCGGCCGGCTCTGTCACCGACTTGAAACCAGCCAACAGCATCATCAAGGACACCTCGCACCGACACATAGACATCCCGCACGCTGAGCATTGCACGCTATACGTGTACGGCGACGACTCTGTGCTCAGGGTGTTCTCGACGTACTACCTCGACCGTGGCTTCCAGGTGGCTAGTGATGGGGCGGTGCAGTTCCCGTCTAAGAGCTTTGTGGCGGTGATTGACAACCAGATGGTTGCACTTGGCATCGACAAagttctggagcagctggagcagctggagtcAAATGGCCACCAGAGAAACTGCCACGCACGGTCCCGCGATGGCGACGTGTCGCGCAGTCGCAGCGGGTCGGCGCTCAGCATGTACCACCGTCGCCAGagctcgctgctgcagctACTGGAAATGCGGCCCGAACTGTGTCTGGTTTTCAATCCAGAGGGCCGCATTGAAATCTATGCATTCCATGCGTGCGAGGGCGAAATTAGGGTGAAGAAGTTGGACGCCGTGCTCGACTCTCACGGCGGCCTGACGAGGGCCTGTATCCGGCTAGGGAAAAATTGCATACCCCAGGACTGTCGCAGCGTTTTTTTGCAGGACATGCAGATCACGCAGACTTCAGGAGGCTACGGGTTGTCGCTGATTGTACACGATCTGTTTAAAAACTCGATCCGTCACGTGGGGTTCACGTTTgagtcgctgctgcagttcgaagagctggagattGCAACCTCAGGATCGACAACCGTGACGATCGGCGAGCTGCAGCACAAACTGACGGGCCATAACAAGTCGATCCGCAAACTGATCCGATCCGGCGACGGCTCCGTCGTCCTGTCCACCACCCGGTTCGGCGAAAGCTGTCTGTGGACGGCGATTCCGCTGTCCGACTCGCACAAGACGCTGAACAAAAATTCCACACTAATCACGCCGTCGCCAATCGTTGACGCTGCGTTCTGGAAACACGGCGAGTACGTGATTGTGTATCTggcagacgagctggtctGCTTTGACTGCCGTCTACAGTCGCAGTACCAGGCAGAAATCGCCAAGCTGGCTCCCGTGGCTGGGTCTCTGAAAATCCAGCCGCAGGAAAAACTGTGCTGTTTTTTCCTGGTCCCCGAGCTCGAGAGCGACGTTGCACACGCCGTGGCGGTGTACGCGGACGGCCGATGCGATGCGTGGGAGCTCCGACTGGAAAATGGCCGCTGCAAAATACACCCTTACACagtcgaccagctggaggCCGTCCATATGGCGTCGTACGTCGACCCGGTCGGCTGGAACGCGGCGATCGGCACGAGTCTGCAGCGCGACGTGCTCACGACGATTCAGGCAAATGGCGACGTCGCGGTGTACTCGACGCGGGTCCAGGACGGCCGCATTATCTgggagcagaaacagacgTTTTCCACGGGGATAGCCAACGCGACGTTTTTGAACGGCTCGTCGATCCACCGGCTCGCCGTCGTCAACGAAAGTCGCGACCAGCTGCACATCTGGGACACACGGCTTGGCACGCTGGAGTACTCGGAGACGTTTgaggccgagaaaatcaGGGATATCGACTGGACATGTACAGCGTTCTCACAGGGCATTCTGGCCATCGGGTTCGACTCGCACTCGCTCCTGTACACGCAGCTTCGCTACGACTACACGAACGACACCCCCACTTACaccaagatcaagaaagtGGACATCTCGCACCAAACCCGACACCATATCGGCGACTCTGTGTGGCTCGCCGACGGGCTGCTTGTGATCGGCTCGGGCAACCAGTTCTACATCAGCGACAAGACGCTGGACCCGCAGCACGACTACATCACTGCGCGGGCCATGGGCACGCTCGAAATCGTCTCGAACGACGTGTTTCAGCTGTGTGCTGCGTTAAACGGCCCGTTACCGCTGTACCATCCGCAGTTTCTGATCCAGACACTGCTCTACAGcggttttggaggcatcGAAAAGCTGGTTCTGCATTTTTCCAATGCTCTTCGCGCGCTGGAGCTCGGCACGGCGTCAAGCATCGACCCCAAGCTCGGCTTCGAAACGCCGGAGCACGATATCGTCGGAGCGTCCAGGGCCGACGACGTTGCCGTGACGCGACAAACGTGCAACACCATCGTCGAGCGGCTGGCCAAGCATAAGCTGCCGTTTCTGACGGGCCACCAGCAGATCACGCTCGCGTCAACGATCCAGATAATGGCAGACATAGCAGAAAAATACTCGTCTGTTCTGGACGCCAATGGGCTTCGGTTCTATCTCGGTATGaaactcttccagctcAACGAGACTAAACGCGCGCAGTTCCGCACCATCACCATGCGGGACGTGACTTTTGCGCTGCACAGCGAAAATAAAGACCTGCTATTCGACATCATCAGCGAAAACAGCGCGGTGCAGATTGGCGCGGCTGAGTTCTCCAAATATGCTCTTGCGTACTGGATGGAGCACACCAGACTGGCCGAGGTGCTCGAGACCGTCGCAAGAACCGAGTTCTTCAAGACACAGGACTCGGGACGGTACAAAGACCCGAGCGTGTGCTCTTTGCATTTTCTAGCTCTGCACAAGAAAAACGTGCTTCTGGGGCTCTGGCGGACGGCCATTGGCCATCcggagcagcagaagatgATCAAGTTCCTGGGAAACGATTTTAAACAGGACCGTTGGCGGTCGGcagcgaaaaagaacgCTTTTGTGCTGCTGGGAAAACACCGCCACGTGGATGCGGCGTATTTCTTCCTGCTGGCCGACTCGCTCAAGGACTGCGTCAACGTGATCATCAGCAAGCTCAACGACCCGGGACTCGCCATCGCTGTGGCTCGCTGCTACGAAAAAGGCGATCATGGACCAGTCATGAAAGATCTCGTGCTCAGACACCTGCTGCCGAGAGCACTCCGAAATAACGACCGGTGGACTGCCAGctggtgtttctggatcctGAGCGACCGCGCGCTGGCCATCCAGGCGCTCATCAAGCCGGCCCGCGACATTCTCCTGGACGTTGCCAAGTTCGAcgcgatcgacgcgtcgcaGGAGGCAGCGCTACCAGTGAAGATGGACTACGAGGACCctgtgctgctggccaTGTACGACAGTCTGCGCACAAAACGCGTGGAGTACTTGCGTGGGGCGCTGGCCCTCGACGTGCGGGCCGAATACGACTTTGTGCTGGCTGCCGCGCTCATGTACCAGAAAATGGGGTGCGACTATCTGTCGCTCCATCTGGTACAGCATTGGGAGTTCTCTGAGACGAAAGAGATCATTGAACCCTCCACGGGCAAAGAGGTGCTGCCGCCGCCGCCTTCTGAGTTTCAGGAACCGGACATGTCTGCGTTCGACTTTGGCTTTTAATTTGTAATATTAATTAAGTCAAAATGATAAATACGACAATAATTAAGTCATAATCTATTTACATAATCTGAGAACCAGCTAACGGCCCAGGTTCAAAAGTAGAGACTGGCTGGTCGGAGTAGACTCGCCACCGCTCTGCGAGCCGTTAGGCAGGTACGTGACGTTCGGAGACTGGCTCAAAGTCTGGGCTATCTCCTTGGACGCCTCGAGTCTTCTGATCAGCAAAAGGCCATCTCCTGCCTTGTTCAAGGCCTTCGAGACGTTTTCTGCCGCCTCGGCCTCTCCCTCG
Encoded proteins:
- a CDS encoding DNA excision repair protein ERCC-6 — translated: MESSSGPSGERELESLGVRLMAQDSLEKEVAEDANKMIMEREIELDQKRLEKAKEKQSKLQGRLRGMELKISNSGTRISEKQRLRADIDRLKREELQPLQVDIQEIEARLRDNQNSTNKLQAESGSEMLPGETQQEYLVRTGKVTAFGTSNGFIEEEDTGVKNHQDLIIPGIELADEDEDDEDALVRKRKMDENLDDGDERMYRDRLRRWTERRASLRAELRPDYTDDPQVPEWQKPHPNNADAILNDEFRVPGDIYPSLFDYQRTGVQWLWELYSHKTGGIIGDEMGLGKTVQVISFLAGLHYSGKLTKPVLVVCPATVLSQWCKEFHRWWPALRVVILHSIGTGMTGKRVEDSDDDEEDADLSSLPSDGRAKELVDSVINNGHVIITTYVGVRIYSRYLLPVRWNYVVLDEGHKIRNPDSHVTLACKQLKTPNRIILSGTPIQNNLVELWSLFDFVFPGRLGTLPVFQKQFCVPINIGGYANATNVQVQTGYKCAVILRDLISPYLLRRVKADVAKDLPKKSEMVLFCKLTDVQRKLYEDFLNSEDINKILRGKRNALFGIDVLRKICNHPDLVDLKLRKKHQRTAEQLEARAGKLQVVHALLDVWFSEGRKTLIFTQTRQMLDILQDFMEALNYETESKFSFMRMDGTTPISQRQSMVDQFNTNPMYNVFLLTTRVGGLGVNLTGASRVIIYDPDWNPSTDVQARERAWRLGQKKDVVIYRLMMAGSIEEKIYHRQIFKQLLTNKILKDPKQKRFFKMNDLHELFTLAEGETKFNNSRSTKKNDDDFLQVSKLKGVSGLQKYEDGEDEEGHTEDKDIMAGLIGNNALQSALEHESVLNPSSSYSLIDNEASRIANEAVKALRESRKLARQTRINVPTWTGKFGEAGRNVGRPRKPGLSGASTPTGRSQSPMVSSSSILDNIKKRKESSPKPKIEDTDLIARLSNYMAGLNDYFSTSAAVLDELKIDVSNEKTVKVVRSMLKSICKWDKERKGWVLNEEFR
- a CDS encoding glutamate decarboxylase; its protein translation is MTIPQNSLNSSPALSSQLEHNRAKEMEELVIPTIHLIIQQIKDTDEGKRSLGARYEDPKILYSTLNLDKLSLEKGLREDVKAAEKLLATVKSILDNSVNTWHPGFMDKLYASTNPIGVLSDIVLSVLNTNAHVFTVSPALTVIERKVAQKYAALFGFTGKNAGGLTFSGGSWSNITSLHMARSLLFPETKVEGNRHKFSIYTSVHSHYSVEKAAILLGLGANSVFKIPVDKRGRMLVSELEKTIQETKNKGYTPLYVNATAGTTVFGSFDPFEDIAPVAKKYGLWFHIDGSWGGNAIFSANKAGLLAGSHLADSITSNPHKMLGVPTTCSFLLVPNDRVFTQANSLSAPYLFHNAQDDNENFDLANGTMGCGRRADALKFYLGWLYYGTNGYRERVDHAYAIAEYFTERASQTAGFTVVSDTPLQCLQVCFYYNPENQKLTGAERTHVTRHIATRLHGSGQFLVDYAPNPDDAANNEDNGEFFRVVFNSPIVSSDVVDQLIDKIVEVGKTVPKLD
- a CDS encoding Protein required for assembly of cytochrome c oxidase, giving the protein MVASCKDQLKQVAICLQRSPCVMIERNKPKECISNPELAKDLPELCKAQLATFLECKRGIVDMRKRIRGNGTLSTGKYDEQYEKLSTGDFNPLEEMHKLDQLNSSQKQ
- a CDS encoding Regulator of V-ATPase in vacuolar membrane protein 1, with protein sequence MTLNFVPGEPNRSPHCCSFVNWNAVQVLAYCSGNNLVIVTKNFQHLQTLYLPRDSYVVDVNRINGKIALAIGSKIQIYTPTVSNFYNYNFRGRKDVSELEIEWGLETEIENDKDDSTITCLSWSDSCDTYDDELSSAQLFGVPEEYNSLTSCELCVGSERSLALWRIYYSAKDGTHTARHRLLWSKTQPNPVYMVKFSPHSTAIASVGYYDKLVKIWHRVAYGIESAEFELNYTRLPAYVTLLRWKSGNMRRSNLSSAGSVTDLKPANSIIKDTSHRHIDIPHAEHCTLYVYGDDSVLRVFSTYYLDRGFQVASDGAVQFPSKSFVAVIDNQMVALGIDKVLEQLEQLESNGHQRNCHARSRDGDVSRSRSGSALSMYHRRQSSLLQLLEMRPELCLVFNPEGRIEIYAFHACEGEIRVKKLDAVLDSHGGLTRACIRLGKNCIPQDCRSVFLQDMQITQTSGGYGLSLIVHDLFKNSIRHVGFTFESLLQFEELEIATSGSTTVTIGELQHKLTGHNKSIRKLIRSGDGSVVLSTTRFGESCLWTAIPLSDSHKTLNKNSTLITPSPIVDAAFWKHGEYVIVYLADELVCFDCRLQSQYQAEIAKLAPVAGSLKIQPQEKLCCFFLVPELESDVAHAVAVYADGRCDAWELRLENGRCKIHPYTVDQLEAVHMASYVDPVGWNAAIGTSLQRDVLTTIQANGDVAVYSTRVQDGRIIWEQKQTFSTGIANATFLNGSSIHRLAVVNESRDQLHIWDTRLGTLEYSETFEAEKIRDIDWTCTAFSQGILAIGFDSHSLLYTQLRYDYTNDTPTYTKIKKVDISHQTRHHIGDSVWLADGLLVIGSGNQFYISDKTLDPQHDYITARAMGTLEIVSNDVFQLCAALNGPLPLYHPQFLIQTLLYSGFGGIEKLVLHFSNALRALELGTASSIDPKLGFETPEHDIVGASRADDVAVTRQTCNTIVERLAKHKLPFLTGHQQITLASTIQIMADIAEKYSSVLDANGLRFYLGMKLFQLNETKRAQFRTITMRDVTFALHSENKDLLFDIISENSAVQIGAAEFSKYALAYWMEHTRLAEVLETVARTEFFKTQDSGRYKDPSVCSLHFLALHKKNVLLGLWRTAIGHPEQQKMIKFLGNDFKQDRWRSAAKKNAFVLLGKHRHVDAAYFFLLADSLKDCVNVIISKLNDPGLAIAVARCYEKGDHGPVMKDLVLRHLLPRALRNNDRWTASWCFWILSDRALAIQALIKPARDILLDVAKFDAIDASQEAALPVKMDYEDPVLLAMYDSLRTKRVEYLRGALALDVRAEYDFVLAAALMYQKMGCDYLSLHLVQHWEFSETKEIIEPSTGKEVLPPPPSEFQEPDMSAFDFGF